TCGCCGGCAGCGTGCCGGAGATGCTGCAGTTCCAGAACGGCTTCCTGCCGGCGACCGCCACCACCGAACTCAACTACCGCGCCAACTTGCCGGCCTACCCGAAGACCGTGAGTGCCGACGCGGCGGTGCCGGGCTCCGAACTGCTCAATCCGGCGAACTATAGCGCCAATCCGGTCAACGGCGCGCCGACGGTCGCCAAGCTGATCGGTTACGGCGCGACGATCTCGCCGGACGCGGCGGCGGTGCTCACCGGCTCGGCTGCTTTGACCTCGCTGTCGTCGGTTGGCGGCACACTTGAAATCAACGGCACGCCGATCACCATCAACGCCGGTGACAACGCCGCGGCCGTGGCGGCGGCGATCAATCTGCAAACCGGCACCACGGGTGTCGGCGCGACGATCGACAGCAACAACAATCTGGTTCTGACCACCGTCGACGCTGAAACCAACATCGCCATCGGTGGTGGTTCGACCCTCGCGATCCTGACGGAGCTCGGCCTGTCAGTCGGCACGACCAATGCGACCAACCTGATCACGCAGGGCATCGCCGCGGACGGCCAGACCCTGACATTCAAGGTTGGCTCTGCTGCGACGCTCACCGTGACCTTCGGCGCCGGCAACGTCATGACGCTGGCCGATTTGAACGTTGCGCTGGCCGGCCTCGCCGGCGGCACGGCATCGGCCGACCCGGCGACCGGCAATATCACCGTGGCGGCGGCTTCCAACACCGACACCATCACGGTCGGCGGCACGGCGACAGCGCGCAACTTCGGTATCCGGACGTCGTCGGCATTGCCATCGAACAGCACTGTGGTGGCGCAGGACCAGTCGACCTTCCTCAACGAGAGCATCGCCGGCGGTGCCGTTACCGCTTACGACGTCGCCGGTTCGGCGGTGAACGTCCAGATACGCTGGGCCAAGGTCGACTCGAGCGCGCTCGGCACTGGGCACGCCGACAAATGGAACATGTTCTATCAGGTCGATACCGGCGCCACCGGCACCGAAACGGCATGGCAAAACACGGGTGTCGACTACACCTTTTCGGCCAACGGCTCGCTGTCGCCTTCGATCAATGCCGTCACGCTCAATAACGTCACGGTCAATGGCGTCAGTCTTGGTACAGTTCGAATTGTCCACTCGACCGGCGGCGTCACTCAGTATTCGGACTCCAACGGCTCGGTGAAGGTCAACCAGTTCGAACAGAACGGTTTCGGCGCCGGTGAACTGCAGTCGATCGCGGTCAGCGACAAGGGCCGTATCGTCGGCACCTACTCTAACGGCCGTACGGTCGATCTCGCGGAAGTGACTCTGGCCAACTTTTCCGGCGCCAACGGCCTGAAGAAGCTCGACGGCGGCGCTTTCGGCGCCACAGCCGAGTCCGGCACGCCGACCTACGGAGCGGCGGGCAAGATCATCGGCTCTTCGCTCGAAGGCTCCAACACGGACATTGCCGATGAGTTCACCAAGCTGATCATCACGCAGCAGGCCTACTCGGCCAATACCAAGGTCATCACGACGACGAACACGATGATCCAGGACCTGCTGAACGTCATCCGCTAGCGGATTCAAAGGTGGTTAGGAACGGCGGCCGGCCATGAGTCTGTCACAGGCGCTGATCTCCTCGATCGCGGGGTTGAACACCACGCAGTCCAACCTCGCTCTGGTGTCGGCGAACGTCGCCAATGCCGGAACGCCAGGCTACGTCCGCAAGACGCCGAACCAGATTGCCACCGCCGCGAACGGCACGGCGGTGGGCGTTCGCACTGTCTCGGTGCAGCGCGAACTCGACACCTATGTGCAGAAGCAGTTGCGGGTGGAGAACTCGGGCGCGAGCTACGCGACGATCCGCGCTCAGTTCTACAGTCAATTGCAGAGCGTCTACGGCGCGCCCGGCTCGGAAACGGCGCTGGACACCGTGTACAATAACTTCACGTCGTCGCTGCAGACGCTTGCCTCGAGTCCGGACGACTCTTCGGCGCAGGCCGGCGTGGTTAGTACGGCCCGGCTGCTTGCCGAGCAGCTCAATTCGATGACCAATCAGATTCAGTCGCTGCGCAGCGCGGCTGAACTGGGGTTGTCGGACTCCGTCGATCAAGCCAACGACGCGATGCAGCACATCGCGGCCATCAATGCCCAGCTCTCTGGCGTCAGCGTCATCGATTCATCGGCCGCGCTGCTGCTCGATCAGCGCGACGCCTATATCGACAAGTTGTCGCAGCTTATGGACATCAACGTCGTCACCGGCGATCGAAATCAGGTGACGGTCTTCACCAATTCCGGCGTGCAGCTTGTCAGCCGGACGGCGTCCGTGCTCGGGTTCGATACCGCCGGCACGGTGTCGGCGAACACGTTGTGGAGCGCCGATTCCGACAAGCGCGGCGTCGGCACGCTGACGCTCACCTCGGCCAACGGCAGCACCGTTGACCTGATACAGACCAACGCCATCCGCTCCGGCAAGATCGCCGGCTATCTGCAAATGCGCGACCAGGATCTGGTGCAGGCGCAGAATCAACTCGACGCCTTCGCCGCGACGATGGCGAGCGCGCTGTCCAATACGACCGCGTCGGGAACGGCGGTCACCTCGGGCCCGCAGAGCGGCTTCGACATCGACATCAGTGGGCTGTCGTCGGGCAATACCATCACTATCAACTATTCCGACGGGTTGACCAATACGCCGCGGACGCTGACTCTGGTGCGGGTCGACGACCCCAGCGCGTTGCCACTGTCGAACGACGTTACCGCTAATCCGAACGACCGGGTGGTCGGCATCGACTTCTCCAGTGGCATGACTACGGTTTTCGGACAGATCGCCTCGGCGATCAGTTCAACCGGCATGGCCGCCTCGAATCCGTCGGGTACGACGCTGCGCATTCTCGATGACGGCGCTGGCAATATCGTCAACGTCAACGGCGTGACGACGACCAAGACCGCCACGACGATGGCCAACGGCACAAGTCAGTTGCCGTTCTTCACCGACGGCACATCAATCTATTCCGGTGCGATCGACGGCGTCGGATCGCAGATCACAGGGTTAGCCGGCCGCATTTCGGTCAACGTGTCTCTGATAGCCGATCCTTCCGCGCTTGTGAAATATGCATCCGGCGTCGCGTCCGGCGATACGACGCGACCAGACTTCATGTATCAGCAACTGACAAGTGCCAGCCAGTTGTTTCCGCCAGGCACCGGAATCGGCACGACGGGTGCGCCGTTTTCGGGCTCGATGTCGACTTATCTGCGCCAGGTGATCAGCCTGCAGGGCCAGAACGCCGACGCGGCGTCCAATCTCAAGCAAGGCCAGGATGTCGTCCTGAATGCGCTTCAGCAGCGCTACGACGACGCCGCCAGCGTCAATGTCGACCAGGAGATGGCCAATCTTCTGACGTTGCAGAACGCCTATGCCGCGAACGCTCGCGTCATGTCCGTGGTCAAGGACATGCTCGATCTACTGATGCAATTGTGAGGCTGAAATGACGGTGGCATCAATCAACGGTCGTTCGACACAGATGCTGCAGTCGCTGGTGAGTCTGCGCGCGCAGCTCGACGATCTCACGCAACAGATCAGCACGGGCAAGAAGTCGGACACCTTTGCCGGTCTTGGTGTCCAGCGTGGGGTATCCATCACCTTGCGTTCCCAGCTTTCGGCCATCGAAAGCTATGACGCTACCGGCCAAACAGCTACGACGCGCATTAATCTTGCCCAGACTGCGCTGAGCAGTATGGCGAAGGTTGTGAGCAATACGAAATCGGCGATGTTCCAGGCGACCAATGTTGCCGGAGTTGGCGGTGCGAGCCAGGTGCAAACCACCGCCAAGTATTCGCTGGACGAGCTGTCGGGTCTTCTCAACACGCAGGTCGGCGGCCGCTACGTCTTTGGCGGAAGGCAGACGGACAGTGCGCCGGTCGAATCAGCCGATCACATCCTCAACGGCGACGGTACCCGCGCCGGTCTTGTGCAGATCATTAGTGAACGCCGGCAGGCCGATTTGGGCTCGGATGGCCTCGGCCGCCTCGACATCACCAATCCGACATTATCGTCGCTCAATGTTGCCGAGGACGCGGTGTCGCCGTTCGGCTTCAAGCTGGCGTCCGTTTCATCGAATCTTACCAACGCCGTCGTCAACGGGCCGACCGGTTCGCCGGCCAGTCTGGACATCAACCTCGGCAGCGGCAATCCCAACGAGGGCGAAAGTCTGACGGTGCGTTTCACGATGCCTGACGGCACCACCGGTAGTGTGACTTTGACGGCGACGACGGACTCGCCTGCAGGCCCCAACCAGTTCACGATCGGAACGCTGCCGAGTGATACTACGGCCAACCTGACGACTGCGTTGACGTCGGCGATCGAGACGCTCGGCAGTACAGCATTGACGGCGGCCTCGGCGGTGCAGGCTTCCAACGAGTTCTTCGATGCCGACGCCAGTAATCCACCCGTGCGCGTCGACGGACCGCCTTTTGACACGGCCACCGCGACCCGGACCGGCTCCTCGGCTGATACGGTGATCTGGTACACCGGCGACGCCGGCAGCGATCCTGCGCGCCAGACCGCGACGGCGCTCGTCGATCCGTCGTTATCGGTCGGCTATGGCGTGCGCGCCAACGAGCAGGGCCTGCGCGCCGTGATGCAGAATGTAGCGACGCTGGCCGCGGTCACTATCTCGTCGACCACGCCAAATGGCGTCGATCTGAGCCAGGAACTGAACGCGCGGTTGACGGAAGGCCTCAACGGCCGGCCAGGCGAGCAGACTCTGTCGGATGTCACGACGGATCTTGCGACTGCGCAGGTTTCGATCAATGCCGCAAAATCTCGGCATACGCAGCAGAACACCACGCTTCAAGAATTCCTGACCCAAATCGAAGGTGTCAACGACACCGAGGTCGGCGCCGAGATTCTTGCCCTTCAAACGCGCCTACAGGCCAGCATGCAGGTGACCTCCATGGTGTACCAGATGAGCCTCGTGAATTACCTCAATTAGACGGAGCAATAAGGTCCGCCAATTCCGAACGACGACGCGCGAAATGAAAAAAGCCGCGGCCTTTGCCGCGGCTTTTTTTTGAATTGAGTTCGGCTGGTCAGGCCCGGGCGAGCAACCCGGCGGCGAGTTCGCGGTTGATATTGATCAGCGAGCCGAGCTTTTCCGGGCGGGGATCGTTCATCAGATCCACGGTCTGCTTCATGACGAAGATGCCGATATTGGCGACGTTCTGACGGACCGCGGGCGGCAGCGGATTCTCAGGGCGGGTCACCGTGGCCATCAGGACAGACCAGAGTTTGCGGTTGTTGAGCAGCGCGGCGTCAAGTTCGATACGCTTGGCATCCCAGGAGTCACGGACGGCGGCAAGTTGCTGCGCCGCATATAAAAGCTTATCGGCCTCCATCTCGCGGGGCGTGGCCACCTGCTTTGCCACCTTGCCGTACGCTTGCGCCGCTTGCATCATTCATTAGCTCCTGCTCGTACTGAATCAACTGTCGGGCCTGCTTCAGAGCTTTGTAAAGGTCGCCCGTTAAGATATGATTATTGATATTCTCTATTTGCGGCCAAGTACTTGGCGCGGCCTGGACAATGTCTCGGACCAGCGCGAAATAGGTCGCGTGCTGCTCGCTGGGCTCCCGCGACGTATACATTAGTAAGATCGACAGATAGATGCGTTTGGCTGGGGTGTCGGCCTGATCCGACGTCATGATGTCCTTTTCGCGGATGATCGGCACCTTGCCATCGATCAGAAAGGTCGCCCGCCGGTCCGAATTGGTAATGACGCACTCTCCGATGAGGATGCGCTCGCCGGGCTTGAGTTCGACTTTGAGGGCCATTGGGTCCGAATCCACGTTGTGCTGTGCGGTATTATAGCGTCAGGAATAGGCGCCGTGTGGCATGTCGAAAAGAAAAAGGCGGGGCCGAACCCCCGCCTTTCGCCAAATCAAGAATGAGGCGGTTACTGGAACAGCGACAGCACCGCCTGGTCGGCCTGAGCGGACAGCGATAGGGCCGTCGTGGATAGCGACTGACGGGTCTGCAGGGCGAGCAGGTTGGCGCCTTCCTCGTTGGTGTCGGCGAGGACGAGGTTGTCCGCGCCGGTCTGCAGGGTGTTGATCATCGCCTTGGTGAAGTCCTGGCGGTTCTGCACGGTCGAGAGGTTCAAGCCGAAGGCCGACCCCTGCGAGCGGAGCGTTGCCAATGACGTCGTCAGGTTGAGGACTATGTTGTTGATCGAATCGTTCGAGTCGAAGTCCGAGTTCTGTGCGACGTTGATATTGAGGCTGGTCGCCGAAATGATCAGCGGATTGCCGTTCTCATCCCTTGCCTGAATGTTGATGTTGGACGAGCCGTTCTCGTTCAGCATCAGCCGCAGGTTGTCGCCCGACAGCAGGTTAATGCCGTTGTAGGACGCATCGGTGGCGTACTTGTTGAGTTGGTCGCGCAGTGTGTTGAACTGCTGCACGAGGCCCTTGCGGACGTTGTTTCCGGCAATTGTCCGGGTGCCGGCGCCACCGTCGATTGCGGTCGTGGTCGCACCGGTGAGCGTCAGGTCGGTCAATGACAGATTGGTGATGCGCAGGGTGCCGCTATCGTTGATGGCCTTCACCTTGCCGGTCAGACCGGGGTCGGCGTTGATCGCCGCGACGAGCTGGTCGACGGTTTTGACGCCGGCGGTGCCGGTTGCCGTGCCGGTGTTGGTGAGGGTAGCGCCGAACAGCGACGTAGCGTCGGCCCCACCCAGCGTCAGCGTGGTGCCCTCCGCCGTGATTTCACGGATGCCCAGAGAGCCGCTGTTGTCGAAGGCTTCAAACTTGCTGCCCGCTGTGGTGAGCTGTGCGTTGATGCTGGTGATTGCAGCAGCAAGACCGGTGCCGGCCGCCACGGTTACAGTCGCGCCGTTGACGGTGAATTCGTAGGGATCGGCCGGGATACCGTAGGCCGTCTGCGGGGTCGCGCCGAGGCCGAGGCCCGAGGTGTTGTTGGCAACAGCGCCGTTGACCGTCTGTGTCGTCGTGCCCAGGCCCATATTCGCGGTCGTCGCGCCGCCGCCTGACGCCTGGTTGCTGATAATGACGCTATTGGCGCCGTCGGCACGGCCGGTGATGGTGATGCCCGACGATCCGTTGACGGTCACGGTGTATTCGCCCGCGCCATAAGCCGTGTCCAACTGCGACTGGATCGACGCGGCGGCGTTGGCGACATTGTTGCCGGTCGCGTTGTTCAGCGAGATCGCGGTCGTCGAGGTGCCGTTGTTAAAGTCAAAGGTGTAGGTTTCGCCGACGCCCAGGCCAGTATAGGCGGCGCCCGCGAAGGTCGCCTGTGTCGCCGCTGCGCCCGAGCCGTTCTGGTTGCTGATATTGACGTCGTTGGTGCCGTCGGCCTTGCCGATGATCGAGAAGCCGTCACCAGCGATATTCGAGCCGACGGTGAACGAGCCGACACCAAAGCGGGCGTCGAGCTGGGCCTGGATCGAGGTTTTGGCATGGGCCAGCGTGTCACCCGACTGTGTGCCAGTGGCCGAGCTGGTCAGGT
The Pseudolabrys sp. FHR47 genome window above contains:
- a CDS encoding flagellar hook-basal body complex protein; the encoded protein is MGIFGALTTAVTGMQAQAFALQNVSGNIANSQTTAFKRTDTSFADLLQDNIPSKQIAGNTVAQSRQTNTVQGDVQNASVPTFMAINGGGFFVVQKPDSFADGRPNFSGVDLYTRRGDFTLDQNGYLVNGAGYYLMGIPVDATTGNLAGSVPEMLQFQNGFLPATATTELNYRANLPAYPKTVSADAAVPGSELLNPANYSANPVNGAPTVAKLIGYGATISPDAAAVLTGSAALTSLSSVGGTLEINGTPITINAGDNAAAVAAAINLQTGTTGVGATIDSNNNLVLTTVDAETNIAIGGGSTLAILTELGLSVGTTNATNLITQGIAADGQTLTFKVGSAATLTVTFGAGNVMTLADLNVALAGLAGGTASADPATGNITVAAASNTDTITVGGTATARNFGIRTSSALPSNSTVVAQDQSTFLNESIAGGAVTAYDVAGSAVNVQIRWAKVDSSALGTGHADKWNMFYQVDTGATGTETAWQNTGVDYTFSANGSLSPSINAVTLNNVTVNGVSLGTVRIVHSTGGVTQYSDSNGSVKVNQFEQNGFGAGELQSIAVSDKGRIVGTYSNGRTVDLAEVTLANFSGANGLKKLDGGAFGATAESGTPTYGAAGKIIGSSLEGSNTDIADEFTKLIITQQAYSANTKVITTTNTMIQDLLNVIR
- the flgK gene encoding flagellar hook-associated protein FlgK — its product is MSLSQALISSIAGLNTTQSNLALVSANVANAGTPGYVRKTPNQIATAANGTAVGVRTVSVQRELDTYVQKQLRVENSGASYATIRAQFYSQLQSVYGAPGSETALDTVYNNFTSSLQTLASSPDDSSAQAGVVSTARLLAEQLNSMTNQIQSLRSAAELGLSDSVDQANDAMQHIAAINAQLSGVSVIDSSAALLLDQRDAYIDKLSQLMDINVVTGDRNQVTVFTNSGVQLVSRTASVLGFDTAGTVSANTLWSADSDKRGVGTLTLTSANGSTVDLIQTNAIRSGKIAGYLQMRDQDLVQAQNQLDAFAATMASALSNTTASGTAVTSGPQSGFDIDISGLSSGNTITINYSDGLTNTPRTLTLVRVDDPSALPLSNDVTANPNDRVVGIDFSSGMTTVFGQIASAISSTGMAASNPSGTTLRILDDGAGNIVNVNGVTTTKTATTMANGTSQLPFFTDGTSIYSGAIDGVGSQITGLAGRISVNVSLIADPSALVKYASGVASGDTTRPDFMYQQLTSASQLFPPGTGIGTTGAPFSGSMSTYLRQVISLQGQNADAASNLKQGQDVVLNALQQRYDDAASVNVDQEMANLLTLQNAYAANARVMSVVKDMLDLLMQL
- a CDS encoding flagellar biosynthesis protein FlgL, which gives rise to MTVASINGRSTQMLQSLVSLRAQLDDLTQQISTGKKSDTFAGLGVQRGVSITLRSQLSAIESYDATGQTATTRINLAQTALSSMAKVVSNTKSAMFQATNVAGVGGASQVQTTAKYSLDELSGLLNTQVGGRYVFGGRQTDSAPVESADHILNGDGTRAGLVQIISERRQADLGSDGLGRLDITNPTLSSLNVAEDAVSPFGFKLASVSSNLTNAVVNGPTGSPASLDINLGSGNPNEGESLTVRFTMPDGTTGSVTLTATTDSPAGPNQFTIGTLPSDTTANLTTALTSAIETLGSTALTAASAVQASNEFFDADASNPPVRVDGPPFDTATATRTGSSADTVIWYTGDAGSDPARQTATALVDPSLSVGYGVRANEQGLRAVMQNVATLAAVTISSTTPNGVDLSQELNARLTEGLNGRPGEQTLSDVTTDLATAQVSINAAKSRHTQQNTTLQEFLTQIEGVNDTEVGAEILALQTRLQASMQVTSMVYQMSLVNYLN
- the flaF gene encoding flagellar biosynthesis regulator FlaF — protein: MATPREMEADKLLYAAQQLAAVRDSWDAKRIELDAALLNNRKLWSVLMATVTRPENPLPPAVRQNVANIGIFVMKQTVDLMNDPRPEKLGSLININRELAAGLLARA
- the flbT gene encoding flagellar biosynthesis repressor FlbT, whose protein sequence is MALKVELKPGERILIGECVITNSDRRATFLIDGKVPIIREKDIMTSDQADTPAKRIYLSILLMYTSREPSEQHATYFALVRDIVQAAPSTWPQIENINNHILTGDLYKALKQARQLIQYEQELMNDASGASVRQGGKAGGHAPRDGGR
- a CDS encoding flagellin: MANGITLSAGVRANLLSLQNTAQLMQTTQNRLATGKKVNSALDNPINFFTSQSLQSRAGDLNSLLDSMSNGIQTIQAANNGLTSITATVQSMQSALNQARQDSSWQSAAYTIDATTIGTATVKNLSFTGGAVTGTVNIPVNSITTAGTQSTLSTAAAYLAPSVANPASVQSGPFYGLSGASTYTFKVNGQDINLTSSATGTQSGDTLAHAKTSIQAQLDARFGVGSFTVGSNIAGDGFSIIGKADGTNDVNISNQNGSGAAATQATFAGAAYTGLGVGETYTFDFNNGTSTTAISLNNATGNNVANAAASIQSQLDTAYGAGEYTVTVNGSSGITITGRADGANSVIISNQASGGGATTANMGLGTTTQTVNGAVANNTSGLGLGATPQTAYGIPADPYEFTVNGATVTVAAGTGLAAAITSINAQLTTAGSKFEAFDNSGSLGIREITAEGTTLTLGGADATSLFGATLTNTGTATGTAGVKTVDQLVAAINADPGLTGKVKAINDSGTLRITNLSLTDLTLTGATTTAIDGGAGTRTIAGNNVRKGLVQQFNTLRDQLNKYATDASYNGINLLSGDNLRLMLNENGSSNINIQARDENGNPLIISATSLNINVAQNSDFDSNDSINNIVLNLTTSLATLRSQGSAFGLNLSTVQNRQDFTKAMINTLQTGADNLVLADTNEEGANLLALQTRQSLSTTALSLSAQADQAVLSLFQ